The DNA region TTCTCTTGTGGAAATATCGAGAATCTATGTGTTTGTTCTTCCGTCTACCCGTGCCGACAGCGACATTTCTCATTGCTCCCCCGGCAGTCCAATACCTGTGACAGTTTCTACAGAAATGCCGAGGTTGATTGGCATTGTAGTTGTTGAAATAACAAAATTTCGTGTCGTAACTGTTGCACCTTGGACATTGAACAATCTTGTCCGGTTTCTTTAGGACTTTTTCTTGATCTATGCTGATTGATTCCACAGTGGTTGTAGTAACTTTTGATTCATTTTCTTCATTAGAAGAATTCTTTAGTTTCTCAAAGTTTTTGGTATGAGGCATTTCCACTTCTTTATGCTTTGAGTTACCGCAAGAATTCTATAAAATGTAAACCATAATCAGTCACAAGTCATGAAGAATAAAGTCTTGCAACAAACATGAAAATTAACAAGAAACAAAATACTATAAAGCAATTACACAAGTCTGTCGAGCGTCTCACAATATGATTATCAAGATCTTGATCTTAATATTAAAATCTTAAGATTTCATGATCTCACACATTACCAACTATTCAAATCttaaataaatttgtatattttACTAAGATCATTGCATCTAAATCTATATAGTGTTTTATAGACAAAATCATGGAACCTAAGCAATTATCATCATGCTAGGTTGATTTTGAAGAAGTTACTCTTAAAGAGCTTTTACAAGAAAAACAACCTAACAAGTTTTGAATTGAATTATTACTCCAATCATAATGAAACAAATTTCATCTTATATTTCTTTCAGAAGTACAATTCAATTTCATAAAAACAACAAGTATAATAAAAAATACAAGTATTTACCATGGTTGTAGAGTTGGCCTGAATCTGATATCTCATCTGAGAACTCGCCGGAATATGATATTCCGGCACCGGAATCTTCTTGCCAAAGAGCATGATACTAGAATCTTTAACACACATGTCACCTTCACTATtcatttttgttgttgttgttgaaatcTATGATGGTTCTAAACAGCTTGAAAACACATAGATAGATATATGAATAGGGAAAGAAAGAATGAATGAGACATAGAAAGAGAAAAAGAGAAAGTGTTTGGTAAAAAAAGTGAAAAGCTTTTAATTTGACAGAACTTTTCAAAGGTAAAAGTTAGCATTAAAAGTTAAAACAACCCTACAAAAGACTTTTGAATAATAAGTCAGTCGCACTGCAAAAAGTACAAAAGAACAAGAGTCATCATCATACACACATATAGTACAACCATTGTTTTATGTTTTTTGCTTTGTTctattttcatttgtttttacTTTAAAGCTTTAGATGTTATTGTTAAAAGACTTAATTTTATGAATCTTTTACTGCCTTGCCTTACTTTTGGGTAATATATACCAAAATACAAACCTTTTCAGAGTATATATCAAAATAATATATagattttaattaaaataatatatagattttaattagtttaaatatataaatatttttttataattatcataaataaataaaaattacAATAAGCGACATTTAATGATGATATTGATTTTGACCCGATCGTGATAACTGATGATCGGTTCCACAATCAAGACCTTGTCCAAATTGCGTAGACACTCTACAGGGCAAATCATCATTTAATGGTTGATTAGAAGGCCCCTCATAATCTGTTTGATCCATTAATTCTTCGACCATTTCTGTATTTAAAAAGTCTGACACTATCGCACTACTTTAACTTAGTCTGGTTTCCTCCCAATTTTGTTGGGTAGTGGTAGGCATTGAGCTATGCCAGAAGCGGACGTAACAGTATTGTAATGTATTCAGGATAAATTGTTGTcattgaaaaaaaagaatttgTGTTTTGGATGTTTGGTAGTTATGGATGGTGAACGGTGTTTGTGGTTGGAAGTATGATGATGAGTGGCTAAA from Lathyrus oleraceus cultivar Zhongwan6 chromosome 1, CAAS_Psat_ZW6_1.0, whole genome shotgun sequence includes:
- the LOC127115575 gene encoding dof zinc finger protein DOF1.3, which gives rise to MNSEGDMCVKDSSIMLFGKKIPVPEYHIPASSQMRYQIQANSTTMNSCGNSKHKEVEMPHTKNFEKLKNSSNEENESKVTTTTVESISIDQEKVLKKPDKIVQCPRCNSYDTKFCYFNNYNANQPRHFCRNCHRYWTAGGAMRNVAVGTGRRKNKHIDSRYFHKRNVDASGNNCRENGDEESLLCVSSVINGYTRGNELFGFEQNRSKQLQSYLSSPWMIPLNQRWNNVTSMVQSSMQMCNPFGIDPNAMLWCHVPMVAVTNIFSTPNIGLQIVPRSYGNENVSIGSKGCMSHFSSTIPMYKN